From Deltaproteobacteria bacterium:
ACGCGACCGGAGTCCACGCCCAACAAATGGGCGGCCAGCACCGCGATCGGGCCGCCCGAGGTGAAAACGAGCGCCGTGCCGGACTTGGAAATTGCACCGGCCAGTTCTTCGAATCCGGCGAGTACGCGTGCGCGAAATCGCGGCCAGGGCTCGGTGTAGTCGCTGTCGTGTTCGCCGTCCGCCCACCGCGCGGTCGCCCGGGAGAAGAACTCCTGAAAATGGCGCAGCGGATCGGCGACCGCCGCCAGGTCCTTCGCGATCTCGCGCTCGTCGGCGTAACGCGGCTCGTAGCGCGCGATCACCTCTTTGTGATCGTACTCGTCGAACGCGGGTGACTCGATCGGTTCCGGGGTCGCGCCGAACGCCGCCAGGCTCCCGTCCATCGTCTCGCGGTGGCGGCGCATGGTTCCCACCACAACCTTTTCAATCTCGCCGACGCGCGGCGCCAGCGCCGCACCGAGCAGCTTGGCCTGCGTGTGGCCGAGATCGGAGAGCCGGTCGTAATCGCCATCGCCGAACGACGCCTGCCCGTGCCGAATCAGGTAGATCACGCTCATGCGACGCCGCTCTTTCGAATGGCCGTCCGGCAACGCCAGTGCAGGTAATGCGCGACGAGCCAGAACCGCCGAAATGCGGGATTGCGCGTCTGCCGATGATGGAAGCGGTAGTAGATCTGCTGAATGATGACGGCGAGCCGGAACGCCCCGCAGACTTCGTAAAACGCCCAATTGTCCGGACGGATGCCCATTCGCGTGCAATAGCGCTCAACGACTTCGCGGCGCGTCATCATGCCGGGCAGGTGCGTCGGTTGGCGACGCAACGCGCGACCGATCGGGTCGTCGTCGGCCTGCACCCAATAGGCCATGCTGTTGCCGAGATCCATCAGGCCGTCACCGATCGTCGCCATCTCCCAGTCGAGCACGCCGATCACCCGCGTGGGGTCAGTCCGGTCGAGCACCACGTTGTCGAAACGAAAGTCGTTGTGGATCACGCGGTGCGGGCCGTCGTCTGGCCCGTTTTTCGCGAGCCATGACATCACCGACTCGAATTTCGGGACGTTCCACGTCCGCGCGCGGCGATAGCGATCGCTCCAGCCTTCGACCTGACGGCGCACGTATCCCGGGCCGCGATCCATTGCGTCGAGTCCCACGTCCGCCGGATCGATCGAATGCAGCTCGACCAGGGTGTCCACGACGCGTTCGCACAGCGCGCGCGTCCGCGCCGGGTCGAGATCGAATCCCAGGCTCGCGCGCGGAATGAGCCCGTCGATGCGGCGCATCACGTAGAACTCGCTGCCGATCACCGAGGCGTCGTCGCAGTGCGCGATCATCTCGGGCACATAGGGGAAAACGGGGCGCAGCGCGTTCTGCACGCGGTACTCGCGCGACATGTCGTGCGCCGACTTCGCCTTGGTGCCGGCGGGCGGGCGACGCAGTACGAGATCGTCGCGGTCGTATTCCAGCCGGTAGGTCCAGTTCGACGCTCCGCCGGAAAACTGCGTGACGCGGGGCATACCCGAAAGCGACGGCACGCGCGCCTTGAGCCACGCGTCGAGCGCGGCGACGTCGAACTCCTCGCCCGCGCGCACCGTGCCGACGCGGTCCGAAGGCGGCGCACCCGCCGAACTCACCGACCCCGATTTGTCGGATTTCCCCGTCACGAAAGTCGCCCCTCTTCCGTCTGCGACGCTACGGATTTCACGCCCGCTTGTCCAATCCGAAGCCCGACATTGTTCGCCGCTCGAATTTTCGGTAGGGTCAGTTATCTTAGCTTCGTCCTCGTGACCGCTTTTCGAAGTTCGTCGTTTGGGAGGCCCGACATGCGCCCGCGCCGTATCGTCCTTCTCTCCGCCGCGTTCCTCGTCCTCGCCGCCGGCCCCGCGACCGCTCTCTCCATCACGGCGCAGAGCCATCGCATCGGCCGATACCAGAATTTCACTTACGAGCCGATGCGCATCGTCTTTGACGCAAGCCTCGATACCGGAACGGTGAACGCCTTGACGGTTTTCGTCGAATACGCCGAGGACGACTCGGTCACGGTACCGCTCTCCTTCTCTTTCGATACCACGAATGTTTCGAACGACACGCTCGTGATCGATCCGGCGACCGCGAACGGTCGGTGGCCGTTCGCGCGGCGGCTGCGTCTTCAGATGACGAGCGCGGTGGAGAGCACGGGCGATTCGCCGTTCGACGGCAGCTATCCTTTTGACGATGTGTTCGCCGCGAACATCCCCAATGACATGGATATTCTGCAGGCATGGGATCCCGGCGATCCCTTCAACTTCGTCGACGCATTCGCCAACGCGAACGTGCTTGTGGGTTACAACCCGGTGGACCCCGAGAACACCGATCCGGCCCGCACGGAGAAGATTCCCGGCATGTCTGCGACCGAGGCGTGGAAGGTGACGGGCGGGCAGCCGCAGATCATCATCGCCGTGGTGGACGACGGAATCGAGAAGTACCACTACGACGAACTCGAGGAAAACTACTTCATCCACCGCGGAGAACTGCCCGAGCCGACCGTGTCGGGCACGCCGTGTTTCCCGGACGCCTATGACTGCAACGGCGACGGCAAGTTCAACGTGCGTGACTACGACGACGACCCCGCGTTCGCCGGGCTCGGCCATGCGGTGACGATTCCGGATCTCTTCGCCACGTTCGAGGACAGCGTGGACAACGACGGCAACGGTTTCGTGGACGACATCAGCGGGTGGGACTTTTTCCGCGACGCCAACGAAGCGCTGGGCGTGGTCGATTTCCCGGAGGGCGGCCACGGCGAGGACCGCGCGCGCGACGCGGTCGGCATCGGCGACAACGGCGAGGACGACAAACCCGGATTCTGCCCCTACTGCACGATGTTGCCCGTGCGCATCTCCGACTCGGTCATGACCGAGGCGAACATGCTGGCGGCGGGGGTCGTTTACGCGCATGAGATGGGTGCGCAGGTCGCCGTGTTCGCCAGCGAATCGCTCAATCAATCCGGCGAGATCAACCGACTCTTCACCGAGATTTCCGAGGCGGGCACGACCCTGATCGGCGTCGCCAGCGACGAGGACAGCTACCACCACGCCTACCCCGGCGCGTTCGACGACATTCTCAACGTCAAGGCGATCCTGCCGATTCCGCCGATTGAATTTCTCGATTTCCTGCCGATGCAGATCTTCGGCTTCACCGAGTCGTACTG
This genomic window contains:
- a CDS encoding histidine phosphatase family protein, with translation MSVIYLIRHGQASFGDGDYDRLSDLGHTQAKLLGAALAPRVGEIEKVVVGTMRRHRETMDGSLAAFGATPEPIESPAFDEYDHKEVIARYEPRYADEREIAKDLAAVADPLRHFQEFFSRATARWADGEHDSDYTEPWPRFRARVLAGFEELAGAISKSGTALVFTSGGPIAVLAAHLLGVDSGRVFSLQWRFVNAGVTKIVTGRSGPAVVSLNEHAHLETRGREFVTYR
- a CDS encoding phosphotransferase family protein produces the protein MALRRDGESGRGAGGEDEERGGEKDDTARAHVGPPKRRTSKSGHEDEAKITDPTENSSGEQCRASDWTSGREIRSVADGRGATFVTGKSDKSGSVSSAGAPPSDRVGTVRAGEEFDVAALDAWLKARVPSLSGMPRVTQFSGGASNWTYRLEYDRDDLVLRRPPAGTKAKSAHDMSREYRVQNALRPVFPYVPEMIAHCDDASVIGSEFYVMRRIDGLIPRASLGFDLDPARTRALCERVVDTLVELHSIDPADVGLDAMDRGPGYVRRQVEGWSDRYRRARTWNVPKFESVMSWLAKNGPDDGPHRVIHNDFRFDNVVLDRTDPTRVIGVLDWEMATIGDGLMDLGNSMAYWVQADDDPIGRALRRQPTHLPGMMTRREVVERYCTRMGIRPDNWAFYEVCGAFRLAVIIQQIYYRFHHRQTRNPAFRRFWLVAHYLHWRCRTAIRKSGVA